In a genomic window of Paracoccaceae bacterium:
- a CDS encoding SDR family NAD(P)-dependent oxidoreductase produces MAWRDIKSSGGLAVITGGASGVGLAAGKYLSGEGFEVLLVDVNADQLATAAKDLRASGARVHTQVTDVSDAAAVSALADVAFGLGRVAILMNNAGIGVGSSTWENPEAWRKTFDVNLFGILNGVQAFVPRMIEAGQPAAVINTGSKQGITTPPGNPAYNASKAAVKVLTEQLAHELRESNAPIDAHLFVPGFTYTGMIAAIMPVKPDGAWTSEECVNYLFGRVAKGDFYILCPDNMVDERTDARRVLWAAGDIVENRPALSRWHPDWGEAFSAFEKE; encoded by the coding sequence ATGGCATGGCGTGATATCAAATCTTCGGGCGGGCTCGCTGTCATTACCGGCGGGGCAAGCGGCGTTGGTCTGGCCGCTGGGAAATACCTTTCTGGCGAAGGCTTTGAAGTGCTCTTGGTTGACGTGAACGCAGATCAACTCGCCACCGCCGCCAAGGACTTGCGTGCTTCAGGAGCCAGGGTTCACACTCAGGTCACAGACGTTTCGGATGCCGCAGCAGTATCAGCTTTGGCGGATGTCGCCTTTGGACTCGGTCGGGTTGCCATTCTCATGAACAATGCAGGCATCGGTGTAGGTTCATCGACGTGGGAAAACCCCGAAGCCTGGCGCAAAACCTTTGACGTAAATCTGTTTGGTATTCTTAACGGTGTTCAGGCATTTGTGCCGCGGATGATTGAGGCCGGTCAGCCTGCAGCAGTTATCAACACCGGATCAAAACAAGGCATTACGACACCGCCGGGCAATCCCGCCTATAATGCCTCAAAAGCCGCCGTAAAAGTTCTGACGGAACAACTCGCCCATGAGCTTCGTGAAAGTAACGCACCCATTGATGCACATTTGTTCGTTCCCGGGTTCACATACACCGGCATGATTGCAGCGATCATGCCAGTGAAACCGGACGGCGCCTGGACCAGCGAAGAATGCGTGAACTATCTGTTTGGTCGAGTCGCAAAGGGTGATTTCTACATTCTGTGCCCGGATAACATGGTGGACGAAAGAACAGACGCCCGCCGCGTTCTGTGGGCGGCGGGCGATATTGTGGAAAATCGCCCTGCTTTATCTCGATGGCATCCAGACTGGGGCGAGGCATTTTCCGCATTCGAAAAAGAATAG